Within the Fusobacterium sp. DD2 genome, the region GGTGCAACTATCGAAAAAAGCGAAAAATGGGGAGAAAGAAAACTAGCTTATCCTATCGATAAGAAGAAAACTGGTTTTTACGTATTAACTACTTTTGAAGTTGACGGAACTGTATTAGCAGATGTTGAAGCTAAATTAAACATCGTAGAAGAAGTTTTAAGATACATTATCGTTAAACAAAACTAATAATTCAGTAAAAGTTAAATATCAAAAGGAGGTTAAATAAAATGGCAGAATTCAGAAGAAGAAGAGCTAGATTAAGAGTTAAAGCAGAAGAAATTGATTATAAAAACGTAGATCTTATCAAAAGATTCGTATCTGATAAAGGAAAAATCAATCCTTCAAGAGTAACTGGTGCAAACGCTAGATTACAAAGAAAGATAGCTAAAGCTATAAAAAGAGCTAGAAATATCGCTTTAATTCCTTATACAAGAATTGAAAAATAATAGATTAAGACTGGACATTTAAGTTCAGTCTTTTTTTATATAAATTGACA harbors:
- the rpsR gene encoding 30S ribosomal protein S18 is translated as MAEFRRRRARLRVKAEEIDYKNVDLIKRFVSDKGKINPSRVTGANARLQRKIAKAIKRARNIALIPYTRIEK
- the rpsF gene encoding 30S ribosomal protein S6 translates to MKKYELMFIINPTILEEGRDAVIEKVTGVLTAAGATIEKSEKWGERKLAYPIDKKKTGFYVLTTFEVDGTVLADVEAKLNIVEEVLRYIIVKQN